One region of Primulina tabacum isolate GXHZ01 chromosome 1, ASM2559414v2, whole genome shotgun sequence genomic DNA includes:
- the LOC142544095 gene encoding uncharacterized protein LOC142544095, with protein MRIFKKALWDKTLEFRFLLEKAFSSSNRLPQEPVRSLVSEAYSDLVDSSKKTLHSILELQQALLKNNPSIAHLVEGLHVRVSWFPLRLSSYSYDAVGVS; from the exons ATGAGGATATTCAAAAAG GCTCTCTGGGACAAGACGCTTGAATTCAGATTCTTGCTGGAAAAAGCTTTCTCAAGTTCCAACAGGCTTCCACAG GAGCCAGTTAGATCCTTAGTGAGTGAAGCCTATTCAGATTTAGTTGATTCCTCCAAGAAGACGTTGCATTCTATACTGGAATTACAACAG GCGCTCTTGAAGAACAATCCATCCATTGCACACCTTGTTGAAGGTTTACATGTCCGTGTCTCATG GTTTCCATTGAGACTTTCAAGTTATTCTTATGACGCAGTAGGTGTAAGCTAA